Part of the Flavobacteriales bacterium genome, AACTCGGTTTATTGTCGTATGGATTGTAAGGAATTTCAATCCAGTCAAGTCCAGCATTGTGTAAAGCCATTCTAAAAGCTCTTTGATAGGCGGGTTTCTCTTTTGAATAGTCGTTTATAAGAACTGTTTCACTATCAATGAAACGAACCATTCCGTCTGCGTGTCCAGTGAAATCTGATTTGTCCCAAGGCAAGAAAAACAAATTATCAACCTCAAATGTGTCTCGAAGCTGTTTAATTAATTCCCTTTCGCTGACTTTAGGATTTTCATTGAAAACCTTGTCGCACATTATAACTTTGTTAGTTGTCCGAATTACATTGCCACCGTCAACGATAAGTTCTGATTTTACTGGCAACAAGTTGATTGATTTGCAAATACTGTCAACATCGGAAATTGTCTTGCGTTTAGTTTTAGCTTGTAAATAATCCGGTTCGTATTCGAATTGCACAAACTTGTCTGCACTAATTTGAACTGGCATGAAGTCAACCGCCCAAATGTCTTTTGTGTTTGAAAGAAATTTGTACTGAATATCATTTTCTATCAACACTTTCTCAAAACGTGCTAAGAATGCTGAATACTTTTCCTTCTTTAATTTGTCTGCCAAATAAAGATAATTTGTTTCTCTGTCGTGTATCATTTTGACATTCTCGCTTTCCAAGTATTTTTAAAAACTTGTCCAATTTCCAGAAACTCTGCCTCTGTAAAGGTGTCTGTTTTAGCATTATTGCACCAATAACAAGCAAAAACAAGATTGTCCAAATCATCGTATTTCATATCTGGACTTTTTCGGTCAAGTTCAAGTTTCTTTCCTCTTGTTGCAATCCGCTTTGTTGTCAATTTACCGCTATCAAGAAGCTGTTTTATTTCTTCTTCGGTGATTTCGCAATAAGCACATTTTCCATTGTGTGTCAAATACCACTTGTAAAATTCGCTGAATGAAATTTTAATCTTCTTTCTTGTCCACAAGATTCTTATTTGAGCAATTTTTTGTCTTTCGGCTTTTAATTCCTCATACCAAATTGTC contains:
- a CDS encoding agmatine deiminase family protein — protein: MADKLKKEKYSAFLARFEKVLIENDIQYKFLSNTKDIWAVDFMPVQISADKFVQFEYEPDYLQAKTKRKTISDVDSICKSINLLPVKSELIVDGGNVIRTTNKVIMCDKVFNENPKVSERELIKQLRDTFEVDNLFFLPWDKSDFTGHADGMVRFIDSETVLINDYSKEKPAYQRAFRMALHNAGLDWIEIPYNPYDNKPSSSAEGVYLNYLQMKQAVIIPTFKRKEDEKAVRILEQVFKGQTIATVDSNEIAIEGGILNCITWNIQTTKNGL